A window of the Desulforapulum autotrophicum HRM2 genome harbors these coding sequences:
- a CDS encoding SDR family NAD(P)-dependent oxidoreductase, whose translation MQAKGVSMNSKVALVLGAVKGLGRGVGLALAREGVRLVLTRHDWLDSFEEMERQFRETGVEFEIVDVNLLDPDGVAGLARTIEDRFGRLDILVNNIERGGWPAVHGRYVREQWDLEMATTLRAKRWVFDAVFPLLKRSRDGVVVNFSSIAAVVGRSGCAAPLFNDGYAAANRGVSALTETWARMGAPNVRVNEIMLGVFETRHAQGTRGWEEVLTDDEKRAIVARTLVGRTGQIDDAVKALLFVVRDAPYMTGSVIRLDGGFVLGNDPVPPMPQGVV comes from the coding sequence ATGCAGGCAAAAGGGGTGTCGATGAATTCAAAGGTTGCCCTTGTGCTGGGTGCTGTAAAAGGACTCGGTCGGGGGGTCGGGCTTGCCCTGGCAAGGGAGGGGGTTCGTCTTGTGTTGACCCGCCATGACTGGCTGGACAGCTTTGAAGAGATGGAACGCCAGTTCCGGGAGACCGGGGTTGAATTTGAGATTGTTGATGTTAATTTGCTTGATCCTGATGGGGTTGCAGGTCTTGCCCGCACCATTGAGGATCGATTCGGGCGGCTGGATATCCTTGTGAACAATATTGAGCGCGGGGGATGGCCTGCCGTTCATGGGCGCTACGTCAGGGAACAATGGGACCTTGAAATGGCAACCACCCTCAGGGCCAAACGCTGGGTGTTTGATGCTGTTTTTCCCCTGCTGAAACGCTCCAGGGACGGGGTGGTTGTCAATTTTTCTTCCATAGCCGCTGTTGTGGGAAGATCCGGGTGTGCAGCACCCCTTTTCAATGATGGATATGCAGCCGCCAATCGCGGGGTTTCTGCTTTGACCGAAACCTGGGCCCGCATGGGTGCGCCCAATGTCCGGGTCAACGAGATCATGCTGGGTGTGTTTGAAACCCGGCATGCCCAGGGAACCCGTGGGTGGGAAGAGGTGTTGACCGATGATGAAAAACGGGCCATCGTGGCCCGTACCCTGGTGGGTCGAACCGGTCAGATCGACGATGCGGTCAAGGCCCTGCTCTTTGTTGTCCGGGATGCGCCTTATATGACAGGTTCCGTGATTCGACTGGACGGCGGG
- a CDS encoding CoB--CoM heterodisulfide reductase iron-sulfur subunit A family protein: MTTDNSAPTSGSIMVVGGGISGLTTALEAAEVGYEVFIVEKEPSLGGRVSQLKQYFPKLCPPTCGLEINYKRIKDNPKITVITMAEVDKVDGKPGDYTVKLKISPRYVNENCTACGECAKVCESEISNEYNLGMDRCKAAYLPHNMAFPQRYVMAPSMAQDDRDRCKEACKFDAIDFDMEEKSLDLKVGAIVWATGWRPYDAARIDNLGFGRYQNIITNMMLERLASPNGPTRGKIIRPSDDKAPATIGFVQCAGSRDENHLPYCSYICCMASLKHATYLRAQYPEAKIYIYYIDIRTPGRKYENFYKKLKEDKNIFFVKGKVAEVGEEEGTGNITLVAEDTMSGDKVRQTVDLLVLATGMQPNSAVERPNADLTFNSDGFIVNDFKKGGMFAAGCANKPADVVTSNQNATGMALKAIQTLVRR, from the coding sequence ATGACAACAGATAATTCAGCCCCGACCAGTGGAAGCATCATGGTAGTTGGCGGCGGCATCAGCGGCCTGACCACTGCCCTGGAAGCTGCCGAAGTGGGGTATGAGGTCTTTATTGTTGAGAAGGAACCTTCCCTTGGCGGAAGGGTATCCCAGCTCAAACAATATTTTCCCAAACTCTGCCCGCCCACATGCGGACTTGAGATCAACTACAAACGCATCAAGGACAACCCCAAAATCACGGTCATCACCATGGCCGAGGTGGACAAGGTCGACGGCAAACCCGGTGATTACACGGTCAAGCTCAAGATCAGCCCAAGATACGTAAACGAAAATTGCACGGCCTGCGGAGAATGCGCAAAGGTTTGCGAATCTGAGATTTCCAACGAGTACAACCTTGGCATGGACCGCTGCAAGGCCGCCTATCTTCCCCACAACATGGCCTTTCCCCAGCGCTATGTCATGGCACCTTCCATGGCCCAGGATGACAGGGACCGTTGCAAGGAAGCGTGCAAATTTGACGCCATTGATTTTGACATGGAAGAAAAGAGCCTTGACCTCAAGGTCGGCGCCATTGTCTGGGCAACCGGCTGGCGTCCCTACGATGCTGCAAGGATCGATAACCTGGGCTTTGGACGCTACCAGAACATCATCACCAACATGATGCTTGAAAGGCTTGCCTCGCCCAACGGACCCACCAGGGGAAAGATCATCAGGCCCTCGGATGACAAGGCGCCTGCAACCATCGGCTTTGTCCAGTGCGCAGGTTCAAGGGATGAGAACCACCTGCCCTACTGCTCTTACATCTGCTGCATGGCGTCACTCAAGCACGCCACCTACCTCAGGGCCCAGTACCCCGAAGCAAAAATCTACATCTACTATATCGACATTCGGACCCCGGGCAGAAAGTACGAGAACTTCTACAAGAAGCTCAAAGAGGATAAGAACATCTTTTTCGTAAAGGGCAAGGTGGCAGAAGTTGGTGAAGAAGAAGGCACCGGTAACATCACCCTGGTCGCCGAAGACACCATGTCCGGCGACAAGGTTCGACAGACCGTTGACCTGCTCGTCCTTGCAACGGGCATGCAGCCCAATTCGGCTGTTGAACGGCCCAATGCCGATCTGACGTTCAACTCAGACGGCTTTATTGTGAATGACTTTAAAAAGGGCGGCATGTTTGCAGCAGGCTGTGCCAACAAGCCTGCCGATGTTGTAACATCCAACCAGAATGCCACCGGCATGGCCCTGAAAGCTATTCAAACGCTGGTGAGGAGGTAG
- a CDS encoding YkgJ family cysteine cluster protein — MSEDMIPVDLDDAMTFECSPGVPCFNECCRDLNQALTPYDILRLKTNLNLTSDVFLKKYTSSHMGPESGLPVVTFKPDPATGHRCPLVTRDGCSVYPDRPASCRMYPLARAVSRSRQTGEITEFFALIEEPHCKGFGRKSGQTVREWLAGQDVTLHNQMNDRLMETMSLKNRIMPGRLDPVDADRFYLACYDLDTFRKRIFEDDLLVGLDVPGALLDRLRVDDVALLDFGLAWIGHTLFGAALNLGR; from the coding sequence ATGAGCGAAGATATGATTCCGGTTGACCTGGATGATGCAATGACCTTTGAATGCTCCCCCGGAGTCCCCTGTTTCAACGAGTGCTGCAGGGATCTTAACCAGGCATTGACCCCCTATGATATTCTCCGGTTGAAAACTAATCTCAACCTTACCTCTGATGTTTTTTTGAAAAAATACACCTCGTCCCATATGGGTCCAGAGTCGGGGTTGCCCGTGGTGACGTTCAAGCCTGACCCTGCCACCGGTCACCGCTGTCCCCTGGTGACCCGGGACGGTTGCTCTGTCTATCCGGACAGGCCCGCTTCGTGCCGGATGTATCCCCTGGCCCGGGCCGTGTCACGATCCAGGCAGACTGGCGAAATCACCGAGTTTTTTGCCTTGATCGAAGAACCCCACTGCAAGGGGTTCGGCAGGAAAAGCGGCCAGACCGTCCGGGAGTGGCTGGCTGGTCAGGATGTGACCCTTCACAACCAGATGAACGATCGCCTTATGGAGACAATGAGCCTGAAAAACAGGATCATGCCCGGACGGCTTGACCCAGTGGATGCTGACAGGTTTTACCTGGCCTGTTACGACCTTGATACCTTTCGGAAACGCATTTTTGAAGATGACCTTTTGGTCGGTCTTGATGTCCCTGGTGCGCTCCTTGATCGCCTGAGGGTGGATGATGTCGCCCTGCTTGATTTTGGCCTTGCCTGGATCGGTCACACCCTTTTTGGCGCTGCCCTGAATCTGGGTCGATAA
- the aprB gene encoding adenylyl-sulfate reductase subunit beta gives MPSFVIAEKCDGCKGGDKTACMYICPNDLMVLDPNAMKAYNQEPDQCWECYSCVKICPSQAIEVRGYSDFVPMGASVVPMMGTEDIMWTCKFRNGVVKRFKFPIRTTPEGQANAYADLKGKDLNSGLLSTQEADGMVLTTPQELA, from the coding sequence ATGCCATCTTTTGTAATCGCAGAAAAGTGCGACGGCTGCAAGGGTGGGGACAAGACAGCATGCATGTACATCTGTCCCAATGACCTTATGGTTCTTGATCCCAACGCAATGAAAGCATACAACCAGGAGCCAGATCAGTGCTGGGAGTGCTACTCCTGCGTAAAGATCTGTCCGTCCCAGGCAATCGAAGTCAGGGGTTACTCTGACTTTGTACCCATGGGAGCAAGCGTAGTTCCCATGATGGGCACCGAGGACATCATGTGGACCTGCAAATTCAGAAACGGTGTTGTAAAACGCTTCAAGTTCCCGATCAGAACCACCCCCGAAGGCCAGGCTAACGCCTATGCAGATCTTAAGGGTAAAGATCTTAACAGTGGGCTTCTCTCCACACAGGAAGCAGACGGCATGGTACTTACCACTCCCCAGGAGCTGGCATAG
- the aprA gene encoding adenylyl-sulfate reductase subunit alpha produces MALPNKPVGELKAVRDPEVDKRDVDVLIIGGGMAACGTAFEIKKWASDDTKILLCDKAALERSGAVAQGLSAINTYIGENKIEDYVRMVRNDLMGIVREDLIYDLGRHVDDSVHLFEEWGLPVWKKTEDNKNMDGKKGQKLGTLKGGATPVRTGKWQIMINGESYKRIVAEAGKLALGEDNILERCFIVEILNDKNDPTRVAGAVGFSLRENKVYIINAKVIMCACGGAVNVYQPRSVGEGKGRAWYPIWNAGSTYTMALRAGAELSMMENRFTPARFKDGYGPVGAWFLLFKAQTVNGLGENYAASDAAKEELAKYAPYGTAAITPTCLRNHLMMKEYKEGRGPIIMKTSAALAKLGETMSKKELKHLESEAWEDFLDMSVGQAGLWCATDTEPEKKDSEIMPTEPYLLGSHSGCCGIWCSGPEEDWVPAEYKWGYNRMTTVRGLFTAGDGVGCSGHKFSSGSHAEGRIVAKSMIQYLKAEGDKVTGIKETDQELVDFVYKPVRNYLDHCAYSTSQDVNPNYCKPAGMAMRLMKMTNEYGGGTATYYMTGGKALEILMENFQYFKEDLEKIAAGDLHELLRAWEINHRLYTVQAHTRHIQFREESRYPGFYYRGDFMGQNDEEWFCFVNSTYNKETNEWSLKKVPYQKIIAD; encoded by the coding sequence ATGGCATTACCTAACAAGCCTGTTGGAGAGCTAAAGGCAGTAAGGGATCCGGAAGTTGACAAGAGGGATGTTGACGTTCTGATCATCGGCGGCGGTATGGCTGCCTGTGGAACAGCATTTGAGATCAAAAAATGGGCATCAGACGACACAAAGATCCTTCTTTGCGACAAAGCAGCCCTTGAGAGATCCGGCGCTGTAGCCCAGGGCCTTTCTGCAATCAACACCTACATAGGCGAAAACAAGATTGAAGACTATGTCCGCATGGTCAGAAACGACCTCATGGGAATCGTACGTGAGGATTTGATCTACGATCTTGGCCGCCATGTTGATGACTCTGTTCATCTGTTTGAAGAGTGGGGACTCCCCGTCTGGAAAAAGACAGAAGACAACAAGAACATGGACGGTAAGAAAGGCCAGAAACTCGGAACCCTCAAGGGTGGAGCTACTCCTGTTCGTACAGGTAAATGGCAGATCATGATCAATGGTGAGTCCTACAAGAGAATCGTTGCCGAGGCCGGAAAGCTTGCCCTTGGTGAGGATAACATCCTTGAAAGATGCTTCATCGTTGAAATCCTCAACGACAAAAACGATCCCACAAGGGTCGCTGGAGCCGTTGGTTTCTCACTTCGTGAGAACAAGGTCTACATCATCAACGCCAAGGTTATCATGTGCGCCTGCGGTGGTGCTGTAAACGTATATCAGCCCCGTTCGGTTGGTGAGGGAAAAGGCCGTGCCTGGTATCCCATCTGGAACGCAGGTTCCACCTACACCATGGCCCTTCGTGCCGGTGCTGAGCTCTCCATGATGGAGAACCGTTTCACCCCCGCACGTTTCAAGGATGGATACGGACCTGTTGGTGCATGGTTCCTTCTTTTCAAGGCCCAGACAGTTAACGGTCTTGGCGAGAACTATGCTGCAAGTGATGCAGCCAAGGAAGAGCTTGCTAAATACGCTCCCTATGGAACAGCAGCCATCACACCAACCTGTCTTCGTAACCATTTGATGATGAAAGAGTACAAAGAGGGCCGCGGGCCCATCATCATGAAAACCTCAGCTGCTCTTGCAAAACTTGGCGAGACCATGAGCAAGAAAGAGCTCAAGCACCTTGAGTCAGAAGCTTGGGAAGATTTCCTTGACATGTCCGTAGGTCAGGCAGGTCTCTGGTGCGCAACTGATACAGAGCCTGAGAAAAAAGACTCTGAGATCATGCCCACCGAACCGTACCTCCTCGGATCCCACTCTGGATGCTGCGGTATCTGGTGTTCAGGTCCGGAAGAGGACTGGGTCCCTGCAGAGTACAAATGGGGCTACAACAGAATGACGACAGTCAGGGGTCTTTTCACCGCTGGTGATGGCGTTGGCTGCTCAGGTCACAAGTTCTCCTCAGGATCCCATGCAGAGGGACGTATTGTTGCCAAGTCCATGATCCAGTACCTTAAAGCCGAAGGCGATAAGGTAACAGGCATCAAAGAGACAGATCAAGAGCTTGTTGACTTTGTTTACAAACCTGTTCGTAACTACCTTGACCACTGTGCATATTCAACATCACAGGATGTTAACCCCAACTACTGCAAACCTGCCGGTATGGCCATGCGTCTGATGAAGATGACCAATGAGTACGGTGGAGGAACAGCCACATACTACATGACAGGTGGCAAGGCCCTTGAGATCCTCATGGAAAACTTCCAGTACTTTAAGGAAGATCTTGAGAAAATTGCAGCCGGTGATCTCCATGAGCTCCTCAGGGCTTGGGAAATCAACCATCGTCTCTACACCGTTCAGGCACATACCCGTCACATCCAGTTCCGTGAGGAGTCAAGATATCCCGGCTTCTACTACAGGGGTGACTTCATGGGCCAGAATGATGAAGAGTGGTTCTGCTTTGTCAACTCGACCTACAACAAAGAGACCAACGAGTGGTCTTTGAAAAAGGTTCCGTACCAAAAGATCATTGCTGACTAG